The Chitinophaga pinensis DSM 2588 region TCTTAAAGAGCCTGTGTCGCATCTGGAAACGAAAATAAGAACACATTTTGCGAACCGCTCCCGGGACGCTAATTATCAATATGATATGTACCTCAGTGCATTCATAAACAAGGGCCAGTTTACAGTAATTGCTGAATTAACTAATGATTTTTACCGGTTAAAACAATACATACTGCATCCTCCAGTGGGCTGGCAGTTCATCACGTCTGATAATCCCGGGTTTACAATATATGATGGTAAGGTGGTCAGCTTAGGCGGATTTGAGGGAGATTACGAGTTTCATTTTCCAATATCACCTGAGGCATGTTTATACCTGAATTCGAAGCATGTAGAAGACAACCGGCTGATAGAGAAAACGATCTACCATGAGTGGATTGACCAATCTGTAGTACACACGCTTAATCTGTCAACCCATGCCATAAGCATGAAGGCTATTTTCGCACGTGACAGAAGTATCTTGGAAATCTACAAATAGTCAAAATAGCATTTCTGACAATTTGCAGTTATAAAATTCCAATTATTTGAACGTGTTGCCTAGATTCCTTATTTAGGCCCTCCTGATACATCCCGACACGACTAAGAAATAAAAATAGTGCTTAATACTATACACAGAGGATATTTCCGGATCCATAATACACCGTTCTACAATAGCCTTCAGACCTTGCAGAACTAAGATCAAATTGGTCGAGCTATATATTCAAACGCCTGGTAAAAAAAATCAACTTAATTACACCCGAAAGGGTACCTATACCTCGAAAAATCCGTTAAACGCTGTCTTATAAAGATAGCCTCCTCGCATGAAAAAAAATACCACCTAGTTTGTATTTTTTGGTATTTACAGTTCGTTTGCACATCTATTACATAAGTAATGATACCCATTTATTTTAAGTGGGAGCTAACGTTTTTAGATATTCCATATATTGCCACATATTGCCTTGAATGCAAATTCCACATTGAACGATTGTCAACACCTTTAACATCCCAAACTTATGTATCTAAAAACGATATGCATAAAAAACTACCGTAGGCTTAAAGACGTTAAAATTAATATACAAAAGGACACAACAATTTTTGTAGGAGCCAACAATAGTGGTAAGACCTCTGCCACTCATATATTTCAGTCATTTCTCAGTGGAAAGGCTGACTTTTCCTTACATGACTTCAGCGTCGATTGCTGGAAACTAATTAAGGATATTTCCCAGTCAACCAATATTGTCGAAGATATTTACAAGCTGCCAACAATCTCCCTCGATTTATGGTTTGAAGTTAGTGAAGATGATTTGAACTATATTATTGACCTACTACCCAATCTGGATTGGGCTTCGCAACCGGTAGGAATACGACTAATGTATGCGCCGAAAGGACATGATAACTTACTTTTAGAATACCAGACTGCCAAGGCAGATGCCCAGAAAAAGGGGAAAGATATGTTTCAGCCCTGGCCCAAGGATCTGTCCGACTACTTAACCAAAAGACTTAACCAGGAATATGAAATCAATTATTTTGTTTTAGACGCTACACAATTTGATCGGAACTATAACATCATTGATCCCTCCTACACTCCCCATGCTCTACATGAAGATAAAGACAACAAGAAAACTGGTGCTGCTATAATCAGATCTTTGATCAAAGTAGACTTCTTAAACGCCCAACGTCATCTCTCAGATAACATATCCACAGGCAGATCGGAGGATCTGTCGAAAAGGTTTAACCGATTTTACGATCGCAACCTAGAAAAAAGAGAAAACGATCCTGAGATCTATAAGGCTTTGTTTGATTCCGAATCACTGCTAACCCAGCATCTGGAAAAGGTATTTCAGCCCACATTAGATAGCCTAAATAAATTAGGCTATCCAGGTTTTACTAATCCTAAACTTGTCATCAAAGCCGCCTATAGTCAGGAATCAGTAAGCCAGTACGCACAATTGCATTATTCTATTGGCGATTTAGACCTTCCGGATAAGTATAATGGACTTGGATTTAAAAACCTAATCTATATGGTGATTGAAATTCTAGATTTTCATGAGCGATGGAAAGAAGATACAGATACTAAAGCACCATTACATTTGATTCTCATAGAAGAGCCAGAAGCACATCTACATGCACAACTTCAACAGGTATTTATCCGGCAAATTCTAAATATCATTAATCCAAGCGGGCAGAATGACGGCTTCAATACCCAGCTGATCGTCAGTACCCACTCTCCGCATATTATTTATGAAAGTGGATTTTTACCGATAAGATACTTCAGGCGAACTTCCGAAGTTTCAAAATCTCCAGTGTCTGAGGTATTGAACCTGTCTACCTTTTACAATGAGAGTGAAAAAGACTCTCGGGAGTTTCTCGAGAAGTATATGAAATTGACTCATTGCGATTTATTTTTTGCAGATGCAGCCATCTTGGTTGAGGGAAATGTGGAAAGATTATTATTGCCACTGATGATCGAAAAATGCCAAAAAAGCCTGCAATCCAATTATCTATCAGTAATTGAGGTGGGAGGGGCCTTTGCGTATCGATTCGAGCAATTGATTTCTTTTCTTGGCTTAACCACCCTTGTCATAACAGATCTGGATAGTGTGTTTCCCCCTAAACCACTCCCTCCTAACAATGAAACGACAGAAAGCGCAGATAAGAGCGAGAAAAGTGAAGAAGAGGATAATGAGGAGGATATTGAAGAAGATGATTACGATGATGAGGAGGATAGCGAAGAAGAGGAGCAGAAAGGTAAAACGAAAAAAAAGACTGGGGCATGTTCGTACAGTACGCCCGATGCCATCACGTCAAATTATACTTTACGGCACTGGTTACCTAAAAAAACAAAAATAGCTGAGATCCTAACCTGTTCTGAACAGGAGCGTACCCGCATCCAATCGGCCACCAACCGCGCTTCTGTTCAAGTTTGTTTCCAAAACAAAGTGGAGATAAATTGGGAAGGTAAAACTGATACTAATTGCGGGCGCACATTAGAAGAAGCATTTGCTTTCGAAAACCTAGAATGGACGCAAAAAATTGAAAATAAACACCTCAACCTAAGAGTCATTCTAAAGACAAAGCAACTAACCGTTAGTGAAATTTCAGCTCGAATAAGCCGACGAGTACAGTCATCCAATTTCGAAAAAACAAATTTTGCATTGGGTCTATTAATGGCAAATGCGGACGAATGGAACGTTCCAGTTTATATTAAAGATGGCTTATATTGGCTAGATAAAATGTTAAATCCACCCCACCCATTCAATACCCTACCTGAATACGTCAATATTCATGAGGATACTATACTACAGCCAACATTCCCTGCTGAGGAAGGAGAAAAAGAACCCAATACTTTTGAATGATTATTTAATTATTTATTACTATGGCTACCAGTAGAATCAATAAACCCGACACTTCAGCTGATCACGAATTAAGGAATTGTATTGATACCAAGCAAAGTTTTGTGATGATTGCAGGTGCAGGATCAGGAAAAACCACCTCGCTTATTAAAGGACTGGATTACATTAGAAGTAGATACGGCAATCAACTTAGGGCAAAACGCCAGAAAATAGCTTGTGTTACTTATACTACCAATGCTGTTGATGAAATTATCGGAGATGTGCAGGGAGATTCTTTATTTCATGTATCAACAATCCATAGCTTCCTTTGGGAGATTATCAGCCCGTTTCAAAAAGACATTAAAGACTGGGTTAAACAGCGGGTACGAGAGAAAATAGCGAAAATTCAGCAAGCTATCCAAGAATATGGCCCTAGGGTACAGCAAAAAACTAAGGATAAAGACCAAGCAGAGTTCTTGCGACTGGAAGAGGTTAGCAGATTGATAGATTCCGTGAACAATTTTCGCTATGAGACTGGGGCAGATTACACAAAGGGCATAATTGGACATGCTGATATACTCAGAATGGTACCAGAATTAATACAAGGTAAGACCCTACTAAAGAAAATAGTTATACAAAAATTTCCGTTTTTACTCATTGATGAAAGCCAAGATACTGCCCCCAACGTTGTCGAATGTTTTCTTAGCGTAGACGCCCAAAAGCAGTCGGATTTTTGTTTAGGATTTTTTGGAGATCCCATGCAAAAAATCTACTTAACAGGGATTGGAAAAATTCCTGACCGAGATAATTGGAAAACTATTGTTAAGCCGGAAAATTTTCGATGTGCTTCTGCCGTATTGGAACTGATCAATCTGATAAGAAAACCGGCAGATCAAATTGAACAAACAGGTGGTAAAATGGAAAACGTTGGCGGTATGCTAACTCCGGTTGTAGGTTCAGCACGGTTATTCATATTACCTGCTAACGAAGAGAGGTCAACGAATGTGGAAAAGGTAAGGAATTTTATTGCTCGCGAGGAACAAGATCCTGCCTGGCGCGATGATAGTGGCTCCGATCTGAAAATTTTAGTATTGGAACACCGAATGGCAGCAAAAAGATTAGGCTTTGAACAACTGCATGCTGCTTTTAAGGATGGAACGCCAGAGTCCATCGGAAGCGGCTTCAGCGAAGGAAATAGCTGGGCTCTTTCCTTATTCCAGAAATATATACTCCCTTTAATCGAGGCTCAGTCAATTGGAAAACAGTCCAACGTGATGACTCTGCTTAGAGCATTTTCGCCGATTTTAGAAAAAGAGTATTTGCAGAAGCATAAAATTAGTGCAGAAGACCTGAAGGTTTTGGATCAAACTATAAAAGAACTAGTTGCCTTGTTTGCTGACCCGAACATTTCTGTTGCCCAAATCTTAGATCTTATTGAAACGAGACGTTTAGCTGTTCTTGATGAAAGAATAGCCGCCAAGCTACGTGATGAACCTTTATTGATTGAGAATGCAGAAGCTATATCACGTGTACTTGAGAAATACTTTCAATGCTCAGTCAACCAATTATTAGGATATGATAAGTATATAAGAGAAGAGTCTGTGTACTCAACGCAGCATGACGTAAAGGGATCCGAATTTAAGCGTGTTATAGTTATATTGGATGACGAGGAAGGCAAAAGGTCCACTTTGTACTCCTATGAGAAACTACTCGGACTTAAACCTCTTTCGGATACCGATACCGAAAATATCTCAGAGGGAACCGAATCCGTTTTGGACCGTACCAGGAGATTGTTTTACGTTTGTTGTTCGAGAGCTCAAAAAGATTTGGCAGTAATATGGTTTGTCCAAGACGTTGATGAGGCGCTCGCGGTATTAAAAGATAGTATATTTTCAGATGATCAAATAATTATGGAGCATAAACTAGGTTGAGCATCGGTATATTGGAGCGTTTGCTACTGAAATATTATTTACCACTTGCGTGTGTAATGAGGCCGAACCATACAAATCTCTTAATTTATTGACAATTAATACCATTTGGTTCGAAAAGGCTCCGGTTTGTGGCACAAAAACGTCAAATCCCGCTCTTAGAGCGGGATTTGACGTTTCTATAGCTTATCTCCATATTTTATAATTTTTTGGTAATCAATCTAAAACGAGTTCGATTCCGGACTAGGCCCCGTGAATATTACACCTGAAAATTTTTACCTAAAGATGAATATCTATATCCCTTCCTACGATATCAGTTCTACGTACATTAAATTTTGCAGTCCCCAGACATTTTAGAATTGATCGGAATGGGTGCCCATAAGTGTTACTGCCAACCGATATGATTGCATCCTCTTTCTTCACGTTCGGCTGTAAGTTAAAATTATACGACCCCGCATTTCCTCCATGATGAGGAACTATCAAATAATGTCGATGCTTATAGTTTAGATAACCAGGAATAACAAAATGATCGAATTGCCCATAATGCTGATCGCCTGTCAAAAGCACGCTTTTAGTTGCAGTTCTAATTAGTAAGGAAAGTCCATCCTTATTCCTACTTCGACTATATCCAGAATTAAAAATTGTAAATCGCTTATTATCATAATAAGAGAAAAGTGGGGTCTCTTTTATAAATACTTTCCGTGTATCCGCGTTGATTGATATGAAGTTTTTATTAAGTCTAGATAGCCTTGAGAATATTACACGGGACATCAATGACGGTGTAAAATTTCTGCAAAGAATAAACTTCAATGATGATATTGTGGTATCGGTCATCACTTTTAGAAAATGATAATGATCAACATCCCAGTGTGAAATTATCAATCCGGGACAATCATTTTGATATAATAAATCTCGATTATCATACATTGAAGCAACCTTAGAAGCTTTTGTTGAATAATGAGTTCCTGCATCGAAAATCAATGTCAACTTTTTGTTTACTTCAATTTCCGTCCAACTTCCCTGTCCAACATCCTTTATAATTAATCTTGTTCCGCCCTTATTCGGTAGTTGAAAAGTGCGTCCATACGCAGACCCAAGGTGAAAACGATAAGTCCAAAAGTATTTTTCTTCCAAAAACCTATGACTGACTGACTTTCCAAAGACATCCTCTTTAATTCCCGTCAAATCTATTTCTGCTCTAACGATAAAAGAATCCTCTATAAGTGAGACTCTTTCTTCTTGTCTTAATCTGTCAATAGTCGATAGATTCAAAGAATAAATAGACCCTTCTCTTTTCCGATATTCATAGTTTTTGAATAAAAGCATAGTAGGACCATCTATAGGAAATTCAAGCCCCAAAATTTCAAAAAAACGAGAAAAGTTATTTGATTCTATAAAATCTGTTAATAGCGTTTTATTAGAAATACTTATCGATTCAATATAGATGAATATTTCACTATTAAGATGGGAAAGTTCAAACATACAAACATAAGTTACGTTACATCACGCTTCGAACATATTTAATTGAGCTTTGTCGTTCAAATATGCTCTTATTCTTGTCTCTTTCAGAAATGGTGCCTGACGTATTTTCTCATGTAAGTTTAACAATCTACTCTTTGTCCTTCGCATCACCATATCATATTCCATGGGAAAAATCACCACTCTACCGTTCATCTCAGTGCTCTTTCCTGATTCGAGTGGATCAATTTTACTACCTAGTACGAAACAAACAACTTGAGAGTAATCTTTCAGCAACCCCTTGGAAAAAAGTTCCTTTACATATTTCCATGCTTGTCCTTTTTGTTCTCGGTCAATGGGAATACCAGGACGTTTTAATTCAATTACAACCAAACGATCTACCCCTATTTCGCCAAAATCATCTTCATCAAATTTGGGCAATGAATATAATCCCACAGTCCCATCCTTTAAAATTGCAAAATCTGGCCTTGTGGAGCTACCTTTTATTTCAGAGCCAAATAACTGTTGAATCACCTGAGTCATTCCCTTATTCGATGTGTATTCGATAGTCTCATATTCAGGACCAAAAATCCAAAGCCCTCTGTGAAAGAGTGGTTGAAGTTCTTGAACTTCATCTGAACCCTCATTCAACACCTTCGATTGCAACTTTTCTATCAATTTAGTTCTCCATTCTATTTCGTCTAATACGATTTTTGCGACATCAATATCCCATTCTTCAATAATCTTACTGAGATTATCTAGATCTTCAACAGAGGCATTCGCCAAGGTGTTAATTAAGCCGTATTTAGATTCAGAAGTTTCAAGTTTCGCCAATAACGAAGCGATTTTTTCCAACTCGTCATTTCCAATTGATGGGCATTCCTCCTGCACTTCCCTTACAAATTTCTCCCATTTCTCTCTGCTTACTATACCCATTTTCCTCAATGTAGGCTTTATACTACCCTCTATATCTTTAAACGCCTCTTCTCTTTGTCCTTTTGTCAAATCAAGTATATGCTCCTTTACACTGGTATAAATAGCAATACACGATTTTTTGTATTTATCATCATAATTTTTAAAGCCTGTCCAATCTGGCAGTACCGCATCTTCGATACTATCAGCATTGACTATGAATATATATCTCTTCGCTACAGATTTTCTGCCATCTATCAAATGTTCACTTCCACTCCCTTTCCAGGTACACTCACCCACTAAACGATTCTTAACCTGCCAAGCAATACCATGAAGTTGCGTAGATTTGTCCGTAGCCTGAACGTCAATAACTTTAACAGGAAAAATCCCAATATCTTTAATCTCAACATTATATTCTTTGATATGATTCTTGGGAACGTCCTCAAAGCTGACCTTTTCAGTGTTAACCCAAACAGTAAAATTTGGATCTACTAAGAATCGCATTCCGATTTCCTTCTTTGCATCCTCAAAACTTAATCTAGGTTTAAATGCCTTCTCAATAAAGATAGTAGTACCATGAGAAATGCTACTTTCTTTCTCATCAATCTTTTGATACGCGAGACGATTATTATTATCAATGAAAATTCTAAATATTCTCTCAATACCCTGCTTTGTTGTTGAGACCTTGAACGATTCTCCGAAAGCAAAGCTAGCCAAACGTCCCTTTCCATTTTTTCCGAAGGCTGGTCGCAAGGCAATCTTATCTTTATGATCAGGAGGAACATGAGCGAATCCTCCCATCTCCTTAAGCCTTTCGTAGGCAAGTACCATAAATCTGGTCTCAAACTCTGTTTCTGTCATTCCATGACCATTGTCCGTTATTTCAAAAGGATCCTCATGTTTTTCTGGCCATTTAATTTTGACTTCAGTTGCACCAGCATCCCAAGCATTAGCTATTAATTCGATTATTGCAACCTTCGGCTCGCTAAATATAGAAGAGCCAGCAAACGACTCAAGAAATCTGTCTGAGAATGAGGCGTATTGTTTTTGACTCATAGATGTCAATGTTTATAATATGGGGGCTTCATGAAAGTATTTTCGGGAATTGATAAATCTACAATTTTTACAGATTTTGGCCAAAAACTCATTAATACCACCTTTTTATATACCCCCAATGACACATAAATCTAGTCACTCCATATGTTTTAAACTTACATACTTGTTAGTCAGACGTAAAGGACTATCAAATCAACGTTTTCAAACAGCATTAGACTAATTTACTGATTATAAAAGCTAAATGGTTCGAGTATCTACCGCCACTGGGCACTAAAGCGGAAAGGTCGGATTGAATGTGTACCCGGATTGTTAGGAATGGGATAATAATTCCAGGAGTTCCCCGTCATTCAGTGGTTGCTGTATCTTCAGAATTGAACACCTAAATTGTAACTTTTTAATAATCACACCAAACATCTCATTCACTAGCCATATCATGTTACTTACACCCACCACCTAGAACTAATTTTCATGTTGACCGGATGGCACATACAGCCGCGCGGATTTTTCTATATCACTTCTTCTTATAAGATCAATTGACATTACACGTCTATAATCATAAATTCTATAAGAAAGCTTTATTTCCTTATTCGAATACTCAAATCTTATGGAATTCGAACCATCAATAGCTTTCTGAAGTTTCAATGCACTTTTTTCTCCCCAATAGTACTTTACTTTCACAGGAATAAGTTTCACTGAGTCCGGCACTTGTATTGATCTGCCATTCTGCAATATATTTTTAACAATAGCTTGGCTGACGGCCAATTTTCTTAGGTAAACTAAGTCGTTCTCACTACTTGCAATCCTATATCCATCTTTATGCGACTTACTTAGAAACTCGGAATCAACAGAATCTTTCGAAGGGAAAAATAAAGCTTCTTCTGATTCATAATAAAAAATAAGATATCCTTTATGACTATTAATTAAATCTTTTTTCTCTACAAACATTACACGGTTGCAAGAGAAACCAACGATGAGCATAAAATATAAAACTAGATGACGCTTCATAAAACTATTCAACAAAATGATTTAAAATAAAACTATTACCTTCCTGCTGTTGCCTAGCTTTTATATCCTTACCCCAATTATTCCAATGAATTTGATGCATTATGGGAGAACTTGAATGGCTATTATTCATCATATCATCATTACCCACCACTCTTTGGTCCGTGACATTTTTATACCAATCTTTCAGTCCGAACAAATGCATCACCTCATGAAAGGCTGTCGGAGCAGAGCCATAATAACGTCCCTCTGGCTTATGAGAATTCCCCATTCTTGTTGAAAAGTCTGTGAAGTGTTCTATGCCTATCCTGTCCCATTTGCCAGGCACAGGATTTTTATCTTTAGCATATAGTTCCTTACTAAATCCACCAGAAGCAGATTGATATTCAGAATCCTCAAGTTGAAGTAAGTTATCTCCATTTCTAGTTTTTTCATCATTAAGTCTAGCTATATCTTTCTCTGTTGCCAGCTCATACTTGAAATCTAAATTAACAGTAGTTGTAGTCTTTCCATCTTCATTTTTTGAGGTATTACTCAAAAGGTTAGTGTGATTTTTCAGGAACGAGTTATATTCACCTACTCTTTGATCGGCTTCAAACCCAGTTACATAAATAGTTGATGAAAAAGTAATTGTCCAATTACCATTTCCATCTATCTGAACACCGATTCATACATCTTTGCCATTGGGATCAACATAATTTACGGGAGAATTCAATGTATAATTATAAGGAGAATAGTTATTCCATTTGCTTGCCAAAGGGTCTATTGCATGCCATCTGCCGATTTGATTATCATACATTCTTGCTCCATAATCATACAATTCTAGGCCTGCACCATCTGTAAACTCTTTAGTCTGCAACTCCTTCCCATTATATTTATGCCGATTTACGGCATAATTCACTCCCTTTAACGCATTTGTAGAAATACCCGCCATCGTCAGCCCATAAGGATAGTAATGTGTTTCTTCTAACAACGGCCCACTACTCACTCCCATCACTACGTTATCAAAATACACATCCTGCTGACTCTCATTGCTGGTATAAACATACATATAGCCACTCTTCGCCACAGCCATTTTTTCTACACCAATCTCCTGCAACTCATCCGGACTCGACTTCACCTGCCTAACACCACTATTATCCTCTACTAATTTAAAATCATCATCAAACAATACAAAATTTAAATATGATTTCGGACGATCTGAATAACCATTATCAGAATTTTTCTCTTTTAGGCGCTGATAGGCATTTTCATAAAAATCGTTAGTAAACGGAGTTCCATTTGATATATCCGTCGCCGCATGTGAAGACCCTTCGCTAGTGCCACCTCCAAAAGCCTGCACTAAACCCGACACCATATCCTCAATAGGTGCTTGGTTTCCGTTATCCGTCGGTCCTTCAGATTTATAAAAGGCCCGTGCATTGATCTGTACAGTATCACCAACCATTACTCGCAGCACTATAGATGGTCCTATTTTCTTTCCTCCAATTTTGCCATTTAATTTAGCTACGGATTTATTCTCCTGCGTTGTCTCATCTTGAGGATATCCTGCTGGCTTGTCAACTCTGGTTTCGGTCACATTGCTGAATAACGCAACTTCTTTCTCTGCCATGCTTGTCTCCATAGTAGCAGCATACATCGTAAAGTCCGTCTGATCTGTCAGAACTGTTCTGACATTTCCTAAATGGTCCTTTTCGAAATAATCATATGCATATTGGATGGCTGCGCCACTGTTATAAACAGCTCTTATCCTACCTTCTTCATGGCTGATCAATTCGAGACTGTCCTGCTTATAAACAAATGCGCCGTCGTATCTTGTGACAGTCGTCATAGGACTACTACCCATATTATCAACGACTGTTTTTGATAATTTAGTACCTAAAGCATCGTAGGTGTAGGTAATTGTTCCCTTACCAGTTACTGTAATAACTTCAGGAAGATTCAGGTGATTATAGGTAATGGAAGCAATTTTTTTATTCAGGTCTGCGATCATATTACCGTTCGCATCATAAGAATAATCTTTAGTACCGGTATTACCATCTATAAAATCCCCTAACATTGCAGGTCTCGTAATAGATGAATCAATTTCTCTTACGCCAAGTAACCTATTACTATTCGCTGGATAGGTATATACCAGACTATCAATCGTTTTACTAGCTGTACCAACCATTCCCTTCTGCAACATCGTTTTGATATTGCCATTCGCATCATAACTTATATTAGTGACAGAAAAGTCTTTTACTCTCAATGCCCAGTTGTCACCATTTCTCTGGGTAAAGGCTGCACTTAACAGACGATTGGACCTGTCATAATTATAGCCATATGCCATGGCGCTATCTGCACGGGTTTTCCACTTAACACCGGCGATATTGCCGTTAAACTGATTATCTGTAAAACCATAGTCATAACTCAGTTCCTGTCCGAACCAGTTAGATGCGACATTACCACTATTTACAAAGTTTTTGTTGATGCCCTGTAACCAACCCCGGATATTGTAGGCATAATTTAATGTATCTAATAGACTTCCTGCTGCTGTGACTCCCAGACGTTTAAGACGCAGCCTGCCGGATTCATCATAGCTGTTGGATGCGATAATTTTTTCGTCAGCCACATTATCATTTAACCGCTTACGTACTGTCAATAGACGGCCTCCGTTATCATAGGTCATGCTTGTCAGCAAAGTCGTCTGTGCCGTCACACTTCTGGGATTCTGATGACGCAGATAAGCTGTCAGTATTACACCTTTAAAATTATACAATGTTGAAATTATATCTTTACCACCCTGGTTATTTTCACTAATAGTCTGTACAACCTGCCACTTATCATTATAGTAGGGAGTCGTTGTGAGCCACTTATCTGTACCCAGTACCCGCACTTTAGTGCCTGTCACCAATCCCTGCAACATATCTGTCACCGGTCTTCTCGTCGGATAAAGTGTATCCGA contains the following coding sequences:
- a CDS encoding ComEC/Rec2 family competence protein → MFELSHLNSEIFIYIESISISNKTLLTDFIESNNFSRFFEILGLEFPIDGPTMLLFKNYEYRKREGSIYSLNLSTIDRLRQEERVSLIEDSFIVRAEIDLTGIKEDVFGKSVSHRFLEEKYFWTYRFHLGSAYGRTFQLPNKGGTRLIIKDVGQGSWTEIEVNKKLTLIFDAGTHYSTKASKVASMYDNRDLLYQNDCPGLIISHWDVDHYHFLKVMTDTTISSLKFILCRNFTPSLMSRVIFSRLSRLNKNFISINADTRKVFIKETPLFSYYDNKRFTIFNSGYSRSRNKDGLSLLIRTATKSVLLTGDQHYGQFDHFVIPGYLNYKHRHYLIVPHHGGNAGSYNFNLQPNVKKEDAIISVGSNTYGHPFRSILKCLGTAKFNVRRTDIVGRDIDIHL
- a CDS encoding UvrD-helicase domain-containing protein, with protein sequence MATSRINKPDTSADHELRNCIDTKQSFVMIAGAGSGKTTSLIKGLDYIRSRYGNQLRAKRQKIACVTYTTNAVDEIIGDVQGDSLFHVSTIHSFLWEIISPFQKDIKDWVKQRVREKIAKIQQAIQEYGPRVQQKTKDKDQAEFLRLEEVSRLIDSVNNFRYETGADYTKGIIGHADILRMVPELIQGKTLLKKIVIQKFPFLLIDESQDTAPNVVECFLSVDAQKQSDFCLGFFGDPMQKIYLTGIGKIPDRDNWKTIVKPENFRCASAVLELINLIRKPADQIEQTGGKMENVGGMLTPVVGSARLFILPANEERSTNVEKVRNFIAREEQDPAWRDDSGSDLKILVLEHRMAAKRLGFEQLHAAFKDGTPESIGSGFSEGNSWALSLFQKYILPLIEAQSIGKQSNVMTLLRAFSPILEKEYLQKHKISAEDLKVLDQTIKELVALFADPNISVAQILDLIETRRLAVLDERIAAKLRDEPLLIENAEAISRVLEKYFQCSVNQLLGYDKYIREESVYSTQHDVKGSEFKRVIVILDDEEGKRSTLYSYEKLLGLKPLSDTDTENISEGTESVLDRTRRLFYVCCSRAQKDLAVIWFVQDVDEALAVLKDSIFSDDQIIMEHKLG
- a CDS encoding ATP-dependent endonuclease, encoding MYLKTICIKNYRRLKDVKINIQKDTTIFVGANNSGKTSATHIFQSFLSGKADFSLHDFSVDCWKLIKDISQSTNIVEDIYKLPTISLDLWFEVSEDDLNYIIDLLPNLDWASQPVGIRLMYAPKGHDNLLLEYQTAKADAQKKGKDMFQPWPKDLSDYLTKRLNQEYEINYFVLDATQFDRNYNIIDPSYTPHALHEDKDNKKTGAAIIRSLIKVDFLNAQRHLSDNISTGRSEDLSKRFNRFYDRNLEKRENDPEIYKALFDSESLLTQHLEKVFQPTLDSLNKLGYPGFTNPKLVIKAAYSQESVSQYAQLHYSIGDLDLPDKYNGLGFKNLIYMVIEILDFHERWKEDTDTKAPLHLILIEEPEAHLHAQLQQVFIRQILNIINPSGQNDGFNTQLIVSTHSPHIIYESGFLPIRYFRRTSEVSKSPVSEVLNLSTFYNESEKDSREFLEKYMKLTHCDLFFADAAILVEGNVERLLLPLMIEKCQKSLQSNYLSVIEVGGAFAYRFEQLISFLGLTTLVITDLDSVFPPKPLPPNNETTESADKSEKSEEEDNEEDIEEDDYDDEEDSEEEEQKGKTKKKTGACSYSTPDAITSNYTLRHWLPKKTKIAEILTCSEQERTRIQSATNRASVQVCFQNKVEINWEGKTDTNCGRTLEEAFAFENLEWTQKIENKHLNLRVILKTKQLTVSEISARISRRVQSSNFEKTNFALGLLMANADEWNVPVYIKDGLYWLDKMLNPPHPFNTLPEYVNIHEDTILQPTFPAEEGEKEPNTFE
- a CDS encoding DUF4238 domain-containing protein, with the translated sequence MNNPPTKHHYVPEGYLKVFTNFQNSLWQFKKDYRKISLKTPAQVCYEVDANRFKDKRNLLNHDNTDDYYVEKESFKYQEIGYGKIIGTIIKYQRGAQVIDKHRYRLFLETLATIKRRNPSTREGLIEAFKNGYKSEEGIKRFREYLSEQTGLKEPVSHLETKIRTHFANRSRDANYQYDMYLSAFINKGQFTVIAELTNDFYRLKQYILHPPVGWQFITSDNPGFTIYDGKVVSLGGFEGDYEFHFPISPEACLYLNSKHVEDNRLIEKTIYHEWIDQSVVHTLNLSTHAISMKAIFARDRSILEIYK
- a CDS encoding ATP-binding protein, which translates into the protein MSQKQYASFSDRFLESFAGSSIFSEPKVAIIELIANAWDAGATEVKIKWPEKHEDPFEITDNGHGMTETEFETRFMVLAYERLKEMGGFAHVPPDHKDKIALRPAFGKNGKGRLASFAFGESFKVSTTKQGIERIFRIFIDNNNRLAYQKIDEKESSISHGTTIFIEKAFKPRLSFEDAKKEIGMRFLVDPNFTVWVNTEKVSFEDVPKNHIKEYNVEIKDIGIFPVKVIDVQATDKSTQLHGIAWQVKNRLVGECTWKGSGSEHLIDGRKSVAKRYIFIVNADSIEDAVLPDWTGFKNYDDKYKKSCIAIYTSVKEHILDLTKGQREEAFKDIEGSIKPTLRKMGIVSREKWEKFVREVQEECPSIGNDELEKIASLLAKLETSESKYGLINTLANASVEDLDNLSKIIEEWDIDVAKIVLDEIEWRTKLIEKLQSKVLNEGSDEVQELQPLFHRGLWIFGPEYETIEYTSNKGMTQVIQQLFGSEIKGSSTRPDFAILKDGTVGLYSLPKFDEDDFGEIGVDRLVVIELKRPGIPIDREQKGQAWKYVKELFSKGLLKDYSQVVCFVLGSKIDPLESGKSTEMNGRVVIFPMEYDMVMRRTKSRLLNLHEKIRQAPFLKETRIRAYLNDKAQLNMFEA